A stretch of Trachemys scripta elegans isolate TJP31775 unplaced genomic scaffold, CAS_Tse_1.0 scaffold_59, whole genome shotgun sequence DNA encodes these proteins:
- the LOC117870604 gene encoding zinc finger protein 646-like produces MEEPGCEPSQPQREERPFKCGQCQRSYRHAGSLVNHRRTHEVGLFTCLLCHKEFSNPMALKNHLRIHTEERRHRCPDCGRSFRVASQLASHRHSAHAGRDQKGEEDGENNFQQGQDSSSSDADVFPVLEGGGAGTLLSNLEKYIAESVVPADFSQLEFPGKAEEGQEAPGVPAEERRYKCNQCDKAYKHAGSLTNHKQSHTLGVYQCAICFKEFSNLMALKNHSRLHSEYRPYKCPLCCKAFRLPSELLSHQKAHEKARWAGRAPSEGSEHSVSEEDSIETLAKLDIYQPPPAAFGEGAPCSLKDGAKAGGGDRGNPDGELCVRCGGNFADEEELRNHSCLYPEEEEEEEEKEDGSGLAQPAMDSEGAWEASSKDGDQARPYRCGECGRTYRHAGSLINHKKSHQTGVYSCNFCCKQLFNLAALKNHLRIHLKSKPASRPGLQYSSPPAPEEATCHLEQSPAEPAGGERATDPPGRREAGGGGALKEEETGCVEEEEDGASEERPYRCGECGRTYRHRGSLVNHRHTHRTGVYQCSLCPKQYTNLMALRNHVRMHFRAARSKERESYACTSCGESFEEAAEFQWHQLRHAPGEAVPCPQEGKEEEEPGSVHTREVALLQAIKRDVEELEAAGPAPGMSHICGCCGMIFHDLGSLQSHALAHGDGEPGTGEGEAELPGRRVYSCELCGKSYRHSGSLINHKQTHQTGDFECSLCAKRFSNVAAFKSHLRGHQKPRKGRAGAEEEEEGGVAEAEPRDAPDGTMQLEGSGDVGHGGPECTRVGEEGTLDEEGPQRSYNLRGGSAVNGWQHPKEEEAEASPPSSPNSQPYRCEILDHKHDQQLGIYQCSLCPKEYSNLEALKSHFRGHATAQQPGASTEERPFLCSLCGMIFPSETDLQHHHGLAHGGEGEPREGSLEAGEDAAFPGLQQEAEGRPDERDGEEEMLLSHICGYCGQTFDDMASLEEHSLGHREEKEAALADTTIQLRLGPRPELPEEQKSGLTPPDSRPYACGQCGKTYRHGGSLVNHKKTHQVGDYQCGVCSRQYPNLSAYRNHLRNHPKCKLNDSRPAGNGDNVGKEPALPQGREGGEAAAAPAPGKQDPGGSDGEECKLHVCEVCGELCQGAAGLEAHCAAQHPEEEEELVSVAKEEEEEEEGGSGEEGAVSERPFCCEQCGRSYKHAGSLINHKQTHKTGLFRCAICQKLFYNLMALKNHNRIHFETKRYKCAQCPKAFRLQKQLASHQRVHRERRPPLPSSSSRKLAHAKRAGKVHTDGGGVSEPPAASKKDPEERPYRCEQCGRTYRHAGSLLNHRKSHKTGHYCCPVCPRAYPNLMALKNHQRIHFEVKRHRCPDCGKAFKWQRQLVRHQLIHAQRRPRPGSRSSPSRPLLEPSSLVRSKTAREWRAARREQGGSHVDASGGHGDGGHLGTTSGGNVDGTSGPHVDSSHVGSASVGASGGHVGGASGGQVDSSYVGGTSGSHVGSASVGASGGHVDAGTQTPVGVTPAPRGPFQCPVCPKQFPTPSALKNHGRVHTKKRFECSECGKAYRASRDLVQHLWRHQAEAEAGATPGTNGLVDLRPYKCDRCERTYRHAGSLLHHKKVHTTGLYRCPACLKEFHNLLALTYHLRTHSDKKGRRCPDCGQAFRTSSRLASHAKACHAATGGAQGPEAGSCQDTGVDGSAAASMGQVS; encoded by the coding sequence ATGGAAGAGCCCGGCTGCGAGCCGAGCCAGCCGCAGCGGGAGGAGCGGCCGTTCAAATGTGGGCAGTGTCAGCGGAGCTACCGCCACGCCGGCAGCCTGGTCAACCACCGGCGCACCCACGAGGTGGGACTCTTCACCTGCCTGCTGTGCCACAAGGAGTTCTCCAACCCCATGGCCCTGAAGAATCATCTCCGCATCCACACCGAGGAGCGGCGCCACCGGTGCCCGGACTGCGGCCGCAGCTTCCGCGTCGCCTCCCAGCTGGCCAGCCATCGCCATTCGGCCCACGCCGGCCGCGaccagaagggggaggaggacgGGGAGAACAACTTCCAGCAAGGGCAGGACTCCTCGTCGTCGGATGCCGACGTTTTCCCCGTGCTAGAGGGCGGCGGCGCCGGGACGTTGCTGAGCAACCTGGAGAAATACATCGCCGAATCGGTGGTGCCGGCTGATTTCTCCCAGCTGGAGTTCCCCGGCAAAGCGGAGGAAGGCCAGGAGGCCCCTGGCGTGCCGGCAGAGGAGCGGCGCTATAAATGCAACCAGTGCGATAAGGCCTACAAGCACGCCGGCAGCCTCACCAACCACAAGCAGAGCCACACGCTAGGCGTCTACCAGTGCGCCATCTGCTTCAAGGAGTTCTCCAACCTCATGGCGCTCAAGAACCACTCCCGGCTGCACTCGGAGTACCGCCCATACAAGTGCCCGTTGTGCTGCAAGGCTTTCCGCCTGCCCAGCGAGCTGCTGAGCCACCAGAAGGCCCACGAGAAAGCCCGGTGGGCTGGGAGAGCCCCCTCAGAGGGCTCGGAACATAGCGTCTCGGAGGAGGACTCCATTGAGACTTTGGCCAAGCTGGATATCTACCAGCCGCCGCCGGCTGCCTTCGGAGAGGGCGCCCCCTGCAGTTTGAAGGACGGGGCgaaggctgggggcggggaccGGGGCAATCCGGATGGGGAGCTGTGCGTGAGGTGCGGGGGAAACTTTGCCGATGAGGAGGAGCTGAGGAACCACAGCTGCCTCTacccggaggaggaggaggaggaagaggagaaagaggatGGGAGTGGCTTGGCCCAACCCGCGATGGATTCGGAGGGAGCCTGGGAAGCCAGCAGTAAGGACGGAGACCAAGCGCGGCCCTACCGGTGCGGGGAGTGCGGCCGGACCTACCGCCATGCCGGCAGCCTCATCAACCACAAGAAAAGTCACCAGACGGGCGTCTACAGCTGCAACTTCTGCTGCAAACAGCTCTTCAACCTGGCGGCCCTCAAGAACCACCTGCGGATACACCTCAAATCCAAGCCGGCCTCCCGGCCCGGCCTCCAGTACTCCAGCCCCCCGGCGCCCGAAGAGGCCACTTGCCACCTCGAGCAGAGCCCCGCAGAGCCAGCTGGCGGGGAGAGGGCCACGGATCCGCCGGGCCGCAGGGAAGCAGGTGGAGGAGGTGCTCTCAAAGAGGAGGAGACTGGTTgcgtggaggaggaggaggacggggCATCAGAAGAGCGGCCTTACCGCTGCGGGGAGTGCGGCCGGACCTACCGGCACCGGGGCAGCCTGGTCAACCATCGGCACACCCACCGGACGGGCGTCTACCAGTGCTCCCTGTGCCCCAAGCAGTACACCAACCTGATGGCCCTACGCAACCACGTCCGCATGCATTTCCGAGCGGCGCGGAGCAAGGAGCGGGAGAGCTACGCCTGCACCAGCTGCGGCGAGAGCTTTGAGGAGGCGGCAGAGTTCCAGTGGCACCAGCTGCGCCACGCGCCCGGGGAGGCcgtcccctgcccccaggaggggaaggaggaggaggaaccggGTAGCGTCCACACGCGGGAGGTGGCGCTGCTGCAGGCCATCAAGCGAGATGTGGAGGAATTGGAGGCGGCGGGGCCGGCACCGGGGATGTCTCACATCTGTGGCTGCTGCGGGATGATCTTTCATGATCTGGGCAGTTTGCAGAGCCACGCTCTGGCGCACGGCGACGGGGAGCCTGGCACGGGAGAGGGCGAGGCGGAGCTGCCGGGCAGACGGGTGTACAGCTGCGAGCTCTGTGGCAAGTCCTACCGCCACTCAGGCAGCCTGATAAACCACAAACAGACGCACCAGACAGGGGATTTTGAGTGCTCGCTCTGTGCCAAACGCTTCTCCAACGTGGCTGCCTTCAAGAGCCACTTACGGGGCCACCAGAAGCCGAGGAAGGGCCGGGCGGGggcggaggaggaagaggaagggggcGTGGCGGAGGCGGAGCCCAGAGATGCCCCTGACGGCACGATGCAGCTGGAGGGAAGTGGAGATGTTGGGCATGGTGGCCCGGAGTGTACCCGGGTTGGAGAGGAGGGGACGCTAGACGAGGAAGGGCCCCAGCGGAGCTACAATCTGCGGGGAGGCAGCGCGGTGAACGGTTGGCAACACCCGAAAGAGGAGGAGGCCGAAGCGTCACCACCCAGCAGCCCCAACTCTCAGCCCTACCGGTGCGAAATCCTCGACCACAAGCACGACCAGCAGCTGGGCATATACCAGTGTTCCCTGTGCCCGAAGGAGTACTCAAACCTGGAGGCGCTGAAGAGCCACTTCCGTGGCCATGCCACGGCCCAGCAGCCAGGCGCCAGCACCGAGGAACGTCCCTTCCTTTGCAGCCTCTGCGGCATGATCTTTCCGAGCGAGACGGACCTGCAGCACCACCACGGCCTGGCTCAcggcggggagggggagccacGGGAAGGCAGCTTGGAGGCCGGCGAGGATGCAGCTTTCCCCGGGCTccagcaggaggcagaggggcgGCCAGATGAGCGCGACGGGGAGGAAGAGATGCTCCTTTCCCATATCTGTGGCTACTGCGGGCAGACGTTCGATGACATGGCAAGCCTCGAAGAGCACAGCCTGGGCCACCGGGAGGAGAAGGAAGCGGCGTTGGCTGACACCACCATCCAGCTGCGGCTGGGACCGCGTCCGGAGCTGCCGGAGGAGCAGAAATCCGGCCTGACGCCCCCAGACAGCCGCCCCTATGCCTGTGGGCAGTGCGGGAAAACCTACCGGCACGGCGGCAGCCTGGTCAACCACAAGAAGACCCACCAGGTGGGAGATTACCAGTGTGGCGTCTGCTCTCGGCAGTACCCCAATCTGTCCGCCTACCGCAACCATCTCCGTAATCACCCCAAGTGTAAGCTGAATGACAGCCGGCCAGCCGGCAACGGGGACAATGTAGGGAAGGAGCCAGCGCTCCCgcaaggcagggagggaggagaggcagcCGCGGCCCCAGCTCCCGGAAAACAGGACCCAGGGGGCAGCGATGGCGAGGAGTGCAAGCTGCACGTGTGTGAGGTTTGTGGGGAGCTGTGCCAGGGGGCAGCGGGGCTGGAGGCACACTGTGCCGCCCAGCAcccggaggaggaggaagagctggtCAGCGTtgccaaggaggaagaggaggaggaggagggcggcAGTGGGGAGGAAGGTGCCGTGTCGGAGCGCCCCTTCTGCTGCGAGCAGTGCGGCCGGAGCTACAAGCATGCGGGCAGTCTGATCAACCACAAGCAGACCCACAAGACGGGCCTCTTCCGCTGCGCCATCTGCCAGAAGCTGTTCTACAACCTCATGGCCTTGAAGAACCACAACCGCATCCACTTCGAGACCAAGCGCTACAAGTGCGCCCAGTGCCCCAAGGCCTTCCGCCTCCAGAAGCAGCTGGCCAGCCACCAGCGTGTCCACCGCGAGAGGAGACCGCCACTGCCCTCCTCGTCCTCCAGAAAGTTGGCTCACGCCAAGAGAGCAGGCAAGGTCCACACTGATGGTGGTGGGGTCTCGgagccacccgctgcctccaagaAGGACCCCGAGGAGCGGCCATACCGGTGTGAGCAGTGTGGGCGGACCTACCGCCATGCCGGCAGCCTTCTCAACCACCGCAAGAGCCACAAGACAGGCCATTACTGCTGCCCCGTCTGCCCCCGGGCCTATCCTAACCTCATGGCCCTCAAGAACCACCAGCGCATCCACTTCGAGGTCAAGCGCCACCGGTGCCCTGACTGCGGCAAAGCCTTCAaatggcagaggcagctggtgagGCACCAGCTGATTCATGCCCAGCGCCGGCCTCGTCCCGGCAGCAGGAGCTCCCCCAGCCGCCCCTTACTGGAGCCCAGTAGCCTTGTCCGGAGCAAGACGGCACGAGAATGGCGGGCCGCCCGGCGGGAGCAGGGCGGCAGCCACGTTGACGCCTCAGGTGGCCACGGTGACGGTGGCCATCTTGGCACTACCTCAGGTGGCAATGTTGATGGTACCTCAGGCCCTCATGTTGACAGCAGCCATGTTGGCAGTGCATCAGTTGGTGCCTCAGGTGGCCATGTTGGTGGTGCCTCAGGTGGCCAGGTTGATAGCAGCTATGTTGGTGGTACCTCAGGCAGCCATGTGGGCAGTGCATCAGTTGGTGCCTCAGGTGGCCATGTTGACGCTGGCACCCAAACCCCAGTGGGCGTCACTCCGGCGCCCCGTGGCCCTTTCCAGTGCCCGGTCTGCCCCAAGCAATTTCCCACCCCATCAGCCCTCAAGAACCATGGCCGGGTCCACACTAAGAAGCGTTTTGAGTGCTCAGAGTGCGGCAAGGCCTACCGGGCCTCTCGGGACTTGGTCCAGCACCTGTGGCGGCACCAGGCCGAGGCAGAGGCTGGGGCCACTCCTGGCACCAACGGCCTGGTGGACCTGCGCCCCTACAAGTGCGACCGTTGTGAGCGGACGTACCGCCATGCTGGCAGCCTCCTCCACCACAAGAAGGTCCACACCACCGGTCTCTAccgctgcccagcctgcctcaaggaattccacaacctcctggcCCTCACCTACCACCTCCGCACCCACTCGGACAAGAAAGGCCGCCGCTGTCCGGACTGCGGCCAGGCCTTCCGGACTTCCAGCCGCCTGGCCAGCCATGCCAAGGCCTGCCACGCTGCCACAGGAGGGGCCCAGGGGCCTGAGGCTGGCTCCTGCCAAGACACGGGGGTGGATGGCAGTGCCGCTGCCTCCATGGGGCAAGTTAGCTGA